The following are encoded in a window of Tessaracoccus flavescens genomic DNA:
- the rsfS gene encoding ribosome silencing factor: MTVPDSVLKPVEIAAKAAADKLADNIVAFDVSEQLSITDVFLIASAGNERQVGAIVDGVEEALLKHKLKPTRREGDRENRWVLLDYLDFVVHVQHTEERTLYNLERLWKDCPQIPLHVDAPAREAEPEAE; encoded by the coding sequence ATGACCGTTCCTGACTCCGTCCTCAAGCCCGTCGAGATCGCCGCCAAGGCCGCCGCAGACAAGCTGGCAGACAACATCGTCGCGTTCGACGTGTCCGAGCAGCTGAGCATCACCGACGTGTTCCTGATCGCCTCGGCAGGCAACGAGCGGCAGGTCGGCGCCATCGTCGACGGCGTCGAGGAGGCACTGCTCAAGCACAAGCTCAAGCCCACCCGACGCGAGGGCGACCGCGAGAACCGCTGGGTGCTGCTCGACTACCTGGACTTCGTCGTGCACGTCCAGCACACCGAGGAGCGTACGCTCTACAACCTCGAGCGGCTCTGGAAGGACTGCCCGCAGATCCCGCTGCACGTCGACGCCCCCGCTCGCGAGGCCGAGCCCGAGGCCGAGTAG
- a CDS encoding histidine phosphatase family protein — MRPDPTTDLVVLRHGQTDWNLEHRFQGHSDIPLNTKGVAQAKAAGLALAGHHFDVVYASPLQRAYETARLVCPEASIHTDPRLMEINVGSWAGLTWDQITDLMPGYESKYANGVDFRRSPTGETLADVVARGLPAVEEIAARHPDESVLIVSHGLLLNRVLHAMLGLHGRVLGGLGNAHYSGLGFHHGAWRLLSHNVGP; from the coding sequence GTGCGACCTGATCCGACCACCGATCTGGTGGTGCTGCGCCACGGCCAGACCGACTGGAATCTCGAACACCGGTTCCAGGGACACAGCGACATCCCGCTCAACACCAAGGGCGTCGCGCAGGCGAAGGCAGCGGGTCTGGCGCTGGCCGGCCATCACTTCGACGTCGTCTACGCCTCCCCGCTGCAACGGGCCTACGAGACGGCCCGACTGGTGTGCCCGGAGGCGTCGATCCACACCGATCCGCGCCTGATGGAGATCAACGTCGGCTCCTGGGCAGGGCTCACGTGGGACCAGATCACCGATCTCATGCCGGGCTACGAGTCCAAGTACGCCAACGGCGTCGACTTCCGACGGTCACCGACGGGGGAGACCCTTGCCGACGTCGTCGCCCGCGGACTTCCCGCGGTTGAGGAGATCGCCGCCCGGCATCCGGACGAGTCGGTCCTGATCGTCTCCCATGGCCTGCTGCTGAACCGCGTGCTGCACGCGATGCTCGGCCTCCATGGGCGGGTCCTCGGCGGCCTCGGCAACGCCCACTACTCGGGGCTTGGCTTCCATCACGGGGCGTGGCGCCTGCTTTCGCACAACGTCGGCCCCTGA
- the nadD gene encoding nicotinate-nucleotide adenylyltransferase → MTSTELALARAGRSGRYRLGVMGGTFDPIHHGHLVAASEVAAKFGLDEVVFVPTGVPWQKADREVSLAEDRYLMTVIATASNPRFSVSRVDIDRPGDTYTVDTLRDLRAERGEDTDLFFITGADAVRQILTWRGVDQLFDLAHFIGVTRPGVPMTRDDLAHLPEGSVTLLEVPALAISSTDCRERVRAQQPIWYLVPDGIVQYIAKRGLYPSFDSKVPHDRS, encoded by the coding sequence GTGACCTCCACCGAACTCGCGCTGGCCCGCGCCGGGCGCAGCGGCCGCTACCGTCTCGGCGTGATGGGCGGCACCTTCGACCCGATCCACCACGGGCACCTCGTCGCCGCCTCGGAGGTGGCGGCCAAGTTCGGCCTCGACGAGGTCGTCTTCGTCCCGACCGGCGTGCCATGGCAGAAGGCAGACCGCGAGGTCTCGCTCGCCGAGGACCGTTACCTGATGACGGTGATCGCGACAGCCTCGAACCCCCGCTTCTCCGTCTCGCGGGTCGACATCGACCGCCCCGGCGACACCTACACCGTCGACACGCTGCGTGACCTGCGCGCGGAGCGCGGTGAGGACACGGACCTGTTCTTCATCACCGGTGCCGACGCGGTGCGGCAGATCCTCACCTGGCGCGGCGTCGACCAACTGTTCGACCTGGCGCACTTCATCGGCGTGACCCGCCCAGGGGTGCCGATGACCCGCGACGACCTCGCCCACCTCCCCGAAGGCAGCGTCACGCTGCTCGAGGTGCCCGCACTGGCGATCTCGTCGACCGACTGCCGCGAGCGCGTCCGCGCCCAGCAGCCCATCTGGTACCTGGTGCCCGACGGCATCGTCCAGTACATCGCCAAGCGGGGGCTCTACCCGTCCTTCGACTCAAAGGTTCCGCATGACCGTTCCTGA
- a CDS encoding glutamate-5-semialdehyde dehydrogenase, which yields MEFVDQAVAARAAAIELAALTRATKDAALGHMADALAAAEPQLLEANAVDVEAARAAGTDESIVDRLALNPARIAGMVQGLRDLAALPDPVGDVVRGWRLDNGARVTQVRVPLGVVGIIYEARPNVTADAAGICLKSGNAALLRGSSSALNTNRVTIAALRRGLETAGIAPDAIHLVEGGREITGDMMRARGLVDVLIPRGGAGLIRAVVEGSTVPVIETGTGNCHIFVDASADLDKAIAILLNAKVQRPSVCNAAETLLVHRDIAPEFLPRALAALAEAGVTVHGDDATRSYSDAVVAATETEYDEEYLSLDLAARVVDSLDEALDHIRRHTTGHSETIITRDAGSADQFVAGIDAAAVLVNASSRFVDGGEFGFGAEIGISTQKLHARGPMGLPEMTSTKYVIEGDGQVRA from the coding sequence ATGGAATTCGTCGACCAGGCGGTCGCCGCGCGCGCCGCTGCCATCGAGCTCGCCGCCCTCACCCGCGCGACAAAGGACGCCGCCCTCGGCCACATGGCGGACGCGCTCGCGGCAGCCGAGCCGCAGTTGCTCGAGGCCAACGCCGTCGATGTCGAGGCCGCCCGTGCGGCGGGGACCGACGAGTCGATCGTCGACCGCCTCGCGCTGAACCCGGCGCGCATCGCAGGCATGGTCCAGGGGCTGCGCGATCTCGCCGCCCTTCCCGATCCGGTCGGCGACGTCGTGCGCGGTTGGCGGCTCGACAACGGTGCGCGCGTCACCCAGGTGCGGGTCCCGCTCGGCGTGGTCGGCATCATCTACGAGGCCCGCCCCAACGTCACCGCCGACGCGGCAGGCATCTGCCTCAAGTCCGGCAATGCGGCCCTGCTGCGCGGATCGTCCTCGGCCCTGAACACCAACCGGGTCACGATCGCCGCCCTGCGCCGCGGCCTCGAGACCGCGGGCATCGCCCCCGACGCGATCCACCTCGTCGAGGGTGGCCGCGAGATCACCGGCGACATGATGCGCGCCCGCGGGCTCGTCGATGTCCTCATCCCGCGTGGGGGAGCGGGCCTGATCCGTGCGGTCGTGGAGGGCTCCACCGTCCCCGTGATCGAGACGGGCACGGGCAACTGCCATATCTTCGTCGACGCCTCCGCCGACCTCGACAAGGCCATCGCCATCCTGCTCAACGCGAAGGTGCAGCGTCCCTCCGTGTGCAACGCGGCCGAGACGCTGCTCGTCCACCGGGACATCGCGCCGGAGTTCCTTCCCCGCGCCCTCGCTGCGCTCGCCGAGGCCGGGGTCACGGTGCACGGGGACGACGCGACCCGCTCCTACTCCGACGCCGTCGTCGCGGCGACGGAGACCGAGTACGACGAGGAGTACCTCTCGCTCGACCTCGCCGCCCGGGTCGTCGACTCCCTCGACGAGGCCCTCGACCACATCCGTCGCCACACGACCGGGCACTCGGAGACGATCATCACCCGCGACGCCGGGTCGGCCGACCAGTTCGTCGCGGGCATCGACGCGGCCGCCGTCCTGGTCAACGCGTCCAGCCGTTTCGTGGACGGCGGGGAGTTCGGCTTCGGCGCCGAGATCGGCATCTCCACGCAGAAGCTGCACGCCCGCGGCCCCATGGGACTGCCCGAGATGACGAGCACCAAGTACGTCATCGAGGGTGACGGACAGGTCCGTGCCTAG